The window GATCTGGCTTTATTTTTGTAAATGGTTCTAGCGTAGGGATCTCTCTTGCTTCAATCTGTCCCTTAATGATTTTTGAAATTCTACCTACATAGTTACTCCCAGGCTTAAATAATTCAGCTAACGTGTATTTTTTACCACGTTCTGTATCAAAAGTTAATGATTTTACTACAGTTAAACCGTGTGCGGCTTGACGAAAGTAGGTATAATTGTTAATAGTCAAACTTAACACACCAAGTTCGTTCGTTTTTAAGCCGAACCAGCTATATAGCTCATGAACATTCGCATATTGTTCACCTGTTTGTTGTTTTATTTGATTATGAATTAATTGTGCAACTTCTCTGTTAATCGTTAACGCAAATGTACGATTTTGTATGCCACTTATAACCGGAAAATAAACAATCCAATTTGGAGAAAGTTGCTGTTTTCCTGTTTTCACGATTGCTGGCGGAATAAAAGTGAACAAGCCATCACCACCCTATTTGTGTCTTCTATACTATATTCACACGTGGCTTGTATCAAAACAGTATGTAAGGAGAAAAGATTATTTTGAAAAAAGATAACGAAGTGAAA is drawn from Bacillus alkalisoli and contains these coding sequences:
- a CDS encoding DUF3298 and DUF4163 domain-containing protein encodes the protein MFTFIPPAIVKTGKQQLSPNWIVYFPVISGIQNRTFALTINREVAQLIHNQIKQQTGEQYANVHELYSWFGLKTNELGVLSLTINNYTYFRQAAHGLTVVKSLTFDTERGKKYTLAELFKPGSNYVGRISKIIKGQIEAREIPTLEPFTKIKPDQDFYIADKLLVVYFQAYEISPYVVGLPMFPINVFDLQDILNEEGPLAKMATNS